The following is a genomic window from Tistrella bauzanensis.
CCGCGGCGGTATCGGCGACGTCGAAGGGGGCTGCCACCGCGGCACCGCCGGCGCCGATGATCCGCGCCACCACCCGTTCGATGGCGGTGAGATCGCGGCCGGAGACCGCGACCGCGGCACCGGCCTGGGCCAGCCCGATGGCCAGCGCCCGGCCGATGCCGCGGCTGGCGCCGGTGACCAGGGCCTTGCGGCCGGCAAGGGAGAACCGGGCGAGGACATCGGTGGGCAGGGTATGGGGCATCGGTCTGGATCCTGACGGTGGTGATGGCAGACGATGATCGGCCTTGCGCGGTCTTGTATCAATGCTCCGGCGTGGCTCATGCCAACCAGTGGGGGCCAACCAGTGGGGGCCAACCGGGCGCTGTCAGGCCGAAACCTCGGCTGTCAGGCCCAGGCGGCGCAGCAACTGCCCGTCGCGATCCTCGCCGGGATTGGCGGCGGTCAGCAGCCGGTCGCCCACGAAGATGGAATTGGCGCCGGCCAGGAAGCACAGCGCCTGCATCTCGTCGGTCATTGCCGTGCGCCCCGCCGTCAACCGGACATGGGACTGCGGCATCAGGATACGGGCGGTTGCCACCACCCGCACGAAGGCGATCGGATCGACCGGCGGCGCATCGGCCAGCGGCGTGCCGGGCATCGGGATCAGCAGGTTGATCGGCACGCTTTCCGGCGGCTCGGGCAGATTGGCCAGGGTCACCAGCATGTCGATGCGGTCGTCGATGCTCTCTCCCAGGCCCAGAATGCCGCCGGCGCAAACCTTGATGCCGGCGGCCCGGACCCGGTCGAGCGTCTCCAGCCGGTCGCCATAGCTGCGGGTGCTCACGACCTGTGGATAGAAGCCTTCCGAGGTGTCGAGATTGTGGTTGTAGAAATCGAGCCCGGCGGCGGCCAGCCGGCCGGCCTGATCGCAGCTCAGCATGCCCAGCGTCATGCAGGTCTCAAGCCCCAGCGCTTTGACGCCATCGACCATCGCCACCAGCATGTCCATGTCGCGATCCTTGGGCTCGCGCCAGGCGGCGCCCATGCAATAACGCGTGGCGCCGCCGGCCCTGGCCCGGCGAGCCTCGTCGATCACCCGTTCCACCGCCATCAGCCGGCCGGCCTTCAGCCCGGTGGCGTGATGGGCGGACTGGCTGCAATAGCCGCAATCCTCGGCACAGCCGCCGGTCTTGATGTTGAGCAGCGTCGACAACTGCACCCGGTTGGGGTCGAACTGCGCCCGATGCACGGTCTGGGCACGGAACAGCAGACCGTTGAACGGCGCGTCATGAATATCGCGCGCGGTGTCACGGGTCCAGCGGGGGGTCGGATCCGGCATTGCGTCCTCCGTCTAATTATAGATAATCTATAAATGATCTGGCCTTCATGTCAGTATTGCGAAGGATCCCCGGTGAGGCACCCGGATTCTTCATAGATTATCTATAAGTGATCATGGCCGAAACGATTGCAGAGCGGATTGCGCGGGTGTTGAGCGCCAGGATTGTCAGTGGCGAACTGGCGCCGGGCACGGCCCTGCGCCAGGACCGGATCGCGGAAGACTTCGAGGCGAGCCATGTGCCGGTGCGCGAGGCATTTCAGCGCCTGAAGGCCCAGGGGCTGGCGGTGGCGGAGCCCCGCCGGGGCATGCGGGTGGCGCCGCTGGACCCGACATCGATGATGGAAATCGTTGAGATCCGCGCCCGGCTGGAACCGCTGGCCCTGAAGGTCGCCACGCCGTTGATGAACGCCACCGCGTTCGAGCGGATCGAACGGGCGCTGGTCGCCGGCGAAGCGGCCGACACCATGGCCGACTGGGAGCGCGCCAATCAGTCGTTCCATCGCGAACTCGCCGCTCCCTGCCGGATGCCGCGTCTGCTGGCGATGATCGACGATCTGCAACTGGCCAGCGCCCGGATCATCTTCGCGGTCCATCGTTCCGCCGGCTGGCAGCCGGGATCGAACCATGCCCATCGCCAGATCTTCAACGCGGTGAAGCGCCGCGACGCGGTGCGTGCCGTGGCCCTGCTGGAAAGCCATATCCGCATGCTGGAACGGCCGGCCGGGGCCGATGGCGCAATCACCGCCTTGCCAGACACATAAGTCTGTGCTTATGTATAAATCATGATCGAGACCAACCCCTCCGGGGCGGATGGCATGGCCACACCGCCCGATATCTTCAAGGCCCTGGGCGACCCGACCCGCTGCGCGATCTTCGAGAAGCTGGCGGGCGGTGCCATGAATGCCAGCCGCCTGCGCGACGGCATGACGATCAGCCAGCCCGCGATGTCGCAGCATCTGGCGGTGCTGCGCAAGGCCGGGCTGGTGCGAGAGCACCGCCAGGGGCGCTTCGTGAATTACGAGGTCGACCCGGCGGGGCTGGCGCTGATCGCCGGCTGGCTGGCGAAATACCGGGCTTATTGGCCGGCGCGGATCGAGGCGTTGACCGTGCTGCTGAAGGACATGGATCAATGAGCGACACCGAAGCCGATGGCGGCCCCGAAGATCGGGGGCTGCCGCATCTGACACTGGAATACGACCTTGACGCACCGCCCGACCGGGTCTGGCGGGCGATCAGCGTGCCTGAATTCCGCGAGGCATGGTTGCCGGCGCGGGATCTGGCCGATGAAAAACCGATATCGTCCGAGCCCGGCCGGCAGGTGGGCTATCGGCTGCGCGAGGCCGAGCCGCCGTTTCTTGAAAGCGTGGTGACGTTCCAACTGCGGCCCAATGCCGATGGCGGCACCCGGCTGAGGATCGTTCACGGGCTGACCGGTGCCGGCAACGCGCGACCGCTGCCACTGGCCGCGAACAACAATCGCCGCGATGAGATGCGCGCGGCCTGATGATGCCCCCACACCAGCCGCATTCCGGCGCCGGATAGCAGGACATCGCCCATGCCCGACACGATGCAACTCGTTCCAATGGTCGTGGAGCGATCCGACCGGGGCGAACGCTCCTATGACATCTTCTCGCGGCTGCTGCGCGAGCGGATCATCTTCCTGAACGGCGAGGTCAACGACACGGTCTCGGCGCTGGTCTGCGCGCAATTGCTGTTCCTTGAGGCGGAGAATCCCGACAAGCCGATCTTTCTGTACATCAACTCGCCCGGCGGTGTGGTCACCAGCGGCTTCGCCATGTACGACACGATGCAGTATATCCGCTCACCGGTGCACACGGTGTGCATGGGCACCGCGCGGTCGATGGGTTCGTTCCTGCTGATGGCGGGGGAACCGGGCCAGCGCGCGGCCCTGCCGAATGCCAATCTGCACGTCCACCAGCCGCTGGGTGGCTACCAGGGCCAGGCATCCGATATCCTGATCCATGCCCGGGAAATGGAGCGGACC
Proteins encoded in this region:
- the bioB gene encoding biotin synthase BioB, with protein sequence MPDPTPRWTRDTARDIHDAPFNGLLFRAQTVHRAQFDPNRVQLSTLLNIKTGGCAEDCGYCSQSAHHATGLKAGRLMAVERVIDEARRARAGGATRYCMGAAWREPKDRDMDMLVAMVDGVKALGLETCMTLGMLSCDQAGRLAAAGLDFYNHNLDTSEGFYPQVVSTRSYGDRLETLDRVRAAGIKVCAGGILGLGESIDDRIDMLVTLANLPEPPESVPINLLIPMPGTPLADAPPVDPIAFVRVVATARILMPQSHVRLTAGRTAMTDEMQALCFLAGANSIFVGDRLLTAANPGEDRDGQLLRRLGLTAEVSA
- a CDS encoding GntR family transcriptional regulator — protein: MAETIAERIARVLSARIVSGELAPGTALRQDRIAEDFEASHVPVREAFQRLKAQGLAVAEPRRGMRVAPLDPTSMMEIVEIRARLEPLALKVATPLMNATAFERIERALVAGEAADTMADWERANQSFHRELAAPCRMPRLLAMIDDLQLASARIIFAVHRSAGWQPGSNHAHRQIFNAVKRRDAVRAVALLESHIRMLERPAGADGAITALPDT
- a CDS encoding ArsR/SmtB family transcription factor produces the protein MATPPDIFKALGDPTRCAIFEKLAGGAMNASRLRDGMTISQPAMSQHLAVLRKAGLVREHRQGRFVNYEVDPAGLALIAGWLAKYRAYWPARIEALTVLLKDMDQ
- a CDS encoding SRPBCC family protein, translated to MSDTEADGGPEDRGLPHLTLEYDLDAPPDRVWRAISVPEFREAWLPARDLADEKPISSEPGRQVGYRLREAEPPFLESVVTFQLRPNADGGTRLRIVHGLTGAGNARPLPLAANNNRRDEMRAA
- a CDS encoding ATP-dependent Clp protease proteolytic subunit — its product is MPDTMQLVPMVVERSDRGERSYDIFSRLLRERIIFLNGEVNDTVSALVCAQLLFLEAENPDKPIFLYINSPGGVVTSGFAMYDTMQYIRSPVHTVCMGTARSMGSFLLMAGEPGQRAALPNANLHVHQPLGGYQGQASDILIHAREMERTKQHISRLYARHCGRSLDEVERALDRDRFMTAQEALDWGLIDRILDVRGAGR